A part of Trachemys scripta elegans isolate TJP31775 chromosome 23, CAS_Tse_1.0, whole genome shotgun sequence genomic DNA contains:
- the LOC117869181 gene encoding zinc finger protein 501-like isoform X1: MALKKVLPRADCTGSDLCLDSLCLPSGDGMVSENEETPQQEDAEQIEPHEILSGRSKGNDSGSCALPEKACETQHRPEENFSSHSDLITRESINLEDTCYICHECGKSFNGSSDLLAHQRIHRGEKPYTCSECGKSFNRSSHLTRHRSIHTGETPFTCAECGKSFNRSSSFIRHQRIHTGEKPYTCSECGTCFSYNSVLISHRRIHTGETPYMCSVCGKSFNQSSSLIRHQKIHTGWTPYTCSECGKCFSYRSALSTHQRIHTGDKPYGCSECGKRFMDSSALITHQRIHTGERPYMCSECGKSFNQRSHLIRHQTIHIGETPYTCAECGKNFKQGSALITHQRTHTGEVPYKCSECGKRFSYSSALISHQRIHSRETSYTCSECGKSFNQSSSLIRHQTIHA, encoded by the exons ATGGCTCTGAAAAAAGTGCTCCCGAGAGCTGACTGCACAG GGAGTGACCTATGTCTggattctctctgtctcccatcaGGTGACGGGATGGTGAGTGAGAACGAGGAGACACcccagcaggaagatgctgagcaaATAGAACCACATGAAATATTATCAGGAAGATCCAAAGGGAATGATTCCGGGAGTTGTGCACTCCCAGAAAAAGCCTGTGAGActcagcacaggccagaggaAAACTTCAGTAGCCACTCAGACCTTATTACACGCGAGAGCATCAACTTGGAAGATacatgctacatatgccatgagtgtgggaaaagcttcaatgggagctctgACCTTCTcgcacatcagagaatccacagaggagagaaaccctacacgtgctctgagtgtgggaaaagcttcaatcggaGCTCACACCTTACCAGACATAGgagcatccacacaggagagacgccCTTCACATGcgctgagtgcgggaaaagcttcaatcggaGCTCAAGCTTTAttagacatcagagaatccacacaggagaaaaaccctacacgtgctctgagtgtgggacaTGCTTCAGTTATAACTCAGTCCTCATCTCACatcggagaatccacacaggagagacaccCTACATGTGTTCtgtgtgtgggaaaagcttcaatcagagctcaagccttattagacatcagaaaATCCATACGGGATGGacaccctacacatgctctgagtgcgggaaatgCTTCAGTTATAGATCAGCCCTTAGCACACATCAGAGAATTCACACAGGTGACAAACCCTAcggatgctctgagtgtgggaaacgcTTCATGGATAGTTCAGCCCtcatcacacatcagagaatccacacaggagagagaccctatatgtgctctgagtgtgggaaaagcttcaatcagagatcacaccttattagacatcagacaATCCACATAGGAGAGACGCCCTACACATGcgctgagtgtgggaaaaatttTAAGCAGGGCTCTGCCCTGATCacacatcagagaacccacacagggGAGGTGCCCTACaaatgctctgagtgtgggaaacgcTTCAGTTATAGCTCAGCCCTCATctcacatcagagaatccacagtaGAGAGACGTCCTACacgtgctctgagtgtgggaaaagcttcaatcagagttcaagccttattagacatcagacaATCCACGCATGA
- the LOC117869181 gene encoding zinc finger protein 501-like isoform X2 has translation MALKKVLPRADCTGDGMVSENEETPQQEDAEQIEPHEILSGRSKGNDSGSCALPEKACETQHRPEENFSSHSDLITRESINLEDTCYICHECGKSFNGSSDLLAHQRIHRGEKPYTCSECGKSFNRSSHLTRHRSIHTGETPFTCAECGKSFNRSSSFIRHQRIHTGEKPYTCSECGTCFSYNSVLISHRRIHTGETPYMCSVCGKSFNQSSSLIRHQKIHTGWTPYTCSECGKCFSYRSALSTHQRIHTGDKPYGCSECGKRFMDSSALITHQRIHTGERPYMCSECGKSFNQRSHLIRHQTIHIGETPYTCAECGKNFKQGSALITHQRTHTGEVPYKCSECGKRFSYSSALISHQRIHSRETSYTCSECGKSFNQSSSLIRHQTIHA, from the exons ATGGCTCTGAAAAAAGTGCTCCCGAGAGCTGACTGCACAG GTGACGGGATGGTGAGTGAGAACGAGGAGACACcccagcaggaagatgctgagcaaATAGAACCACATGAAATATTATCAGGAAGATCCAAAGGGAATGATTCCGGGAGTTGTGCACTCCCAGAAAAAGCCTGTGAGActcagcacaggccagaggaAAACTTCAGTAGCCACTCAGACCTTATTACACGCGAGAGCATCAACTTGGAAGATacatgctacatatgccatgagtgtgggaaaagcttcaatgggagctctgACCTTCTcgcacatcagagaatccacagaggagagaaaccctacacgtgctctgagtgtgggaaaagcttcaatcggaGCTCACACCTTACCAGACATAGgagcatccacacaggagagacgccCTTCACATGcgctgagtgcgggaaaagcttcaatcggaGCTCAAGCTTTAttagacatcagagaatccacacaggagaaaaaccctacacgtgctctgagtgtgggacaTGCTTCAGTTATAACTCAGTCCTCATCTCACatcggagaatccacacaggagagacaccCTACATGTGTTCtgtgtgtgggaaaagcttcaatcagagctcaagccttattagacatcagaaaATCCATACGGGATGGacaccctacacatgctctgagtgcgggaaatgCTTCAGTTATAGATCAGCCCTTAGCACACATCAGAGAATTCACACAGGTGACAAACCCTAcggatgctctgagtgtgggaaacgcTTCATGGATAGTTCAGCCCtcatcacacatcagagaatccacacaggagagagaccctatatgtgctctgagtgtgggaaaagcttcaatcagagatcacaccttattagacatcagacaATCCACATAGGAGAGACGCCCTACACATGcgctgagtgtgggaaaaatttTAAGCAGGGCTCTGCCCTGATCacacatcagagaacccacacagggGAGGTGCCCTACaaatgctctgagtgtgggaaacgcTTCAGTTATAGCTCAGCCCTCATctcacatcagagaatccacagtaGAGAGACGTCCTACacgtgctctgagtgtgggaaaagcttcaatcagagttcaagccttattagacatcagacaATCCACGCATGA